In Haematobia irritans isolate KBUSLIRL chromosome 1, ASM5000362v1, whole genome shotgun sequence, a genomic segment contains:
- the LOC142236501 gene encoding uncharacterized protein LOC142236501, protein MTSLCNFIRTTDNLTIFNSGITEDLLTSSSVHSLEVHREELREIWGRVKLSYEESLKEVSMEPGEEAKNDLETLQTRYQTVYITYVACVARLSECIEKKRTFRVPVEIPNSPHINLPPCDTEVFHGDYSSWPTFRDLFTAIYVNNSRLSLVEKLYHLNNKTRGEAREIVRKAPLTNDGFEVAWKALKDRFENKRLLINSQLKILFNLDTISSETSGAIKTIQSTINNVISSLKLYQVEVAYWDPIFVYLCCTKLPETTLSLWEQSVKTKTECPSWSELDTFLTTRFQTLETVCDFSNSVCPKTTVTSSKIPQKGQSPKKINSFQNGVHIPSCKLCPKENHTIRLCPKFIAMCLNDRLACIKRLKLCMNCFSKSHIVKDCKSRYSCMHCNQRHHTYLHQQSPNFGQNNINSVSDQSASGPSTSHSDTSTDQSNSDSAINQIQSCAATGSKNVLLGTAVVDIIHNGDIFKARALFDSGSEATFVSQNFFNLLKLESDAMTTEISGLNGSISAWSSRSCSLKISSHIQPNILIDATAIVIPKLTSSLPTFPANPNMFRDMPNIQLADPEFYKSSYIDILFGSDVIPAFMLTGVLTGVCGTLMAQETVFGWVLSGPIPITTVQSFRATVSYHNNSSLDQQISKLWEVEDFPKKKQLTISEKICEDNFEKTTKRNSSGRYVVTLPFKEEFQKSLKLGQSKGIALAQFLRNESRLSKNRDLNDQYSKVLNEYIELSHMKKVKSIPNFDYENCYYMPHHAVIRPESSTTKVRVVFNASCPSSNGLSLNDTLHCGPSLQNDLVNLLLQWRFYKVVFNSDIEKMYRQILIDPQQTQFQKILYRSSPESDISEYELQTVTFGVNCAPYLALRTIQQLAVDVKDIYPLASDVLQSCMYVDDVLAGSHDVTSSIRIKDELISALSSAGFSLRKWTSNSKEFLRSIPKEHLLNDEFLEFDDCSMAKTLGVRWNARLDHFYFSAKSLNVPSNPTKRQILSEISKLFDPAGWLCPYILLAKLLMRDIWVSKIDWDDSLNSQILESWNRFVEAYSNIEEMQIPRWIGYSPGCEVQIHGFCDASEKAYAAAIYIRIESPLGVITTHLLAAKSKVSPLKTISIPRLELCGALLLSETIDSLQTSFPIESYELYCWTDSMIVLAWLQKPAYQWKTFVANRVSKITEIVNNNHWSHVESKDNPADIGSRGAYPHEFMNNELWRNGPSWLKLPSSSWPKPTVCPVNEDLLERKINAKDDKLKVKRICVNFVCVRAFVLNFRQTLSLTWMPFSVKENFKH, encoded by the coding sequence ATGACTTCTTTGTGCAATTTCATTAGAACAACTGATAATCTGACTATATTTAACTCGGGTATTACCGAGGATCTTCTGACATCCTCCTCAGTTCACTCTCTCGAAGTCCATAGGGAGGAACTGCGCGAAATATGGGGGCGGGTGAAGCTGTCCTATGAGGAAAGCCTGAAGGAGGTTTCCATGGAACCAGGCGAGGAGGCGAAAAATGATCTGGAAACCCTTCAGACACGTTACCAAACGGTCTATATTACATATGTCGCATGCGTGGCTAGGTTAAGTGAGTGTATTGAAAAGAAGAGAACATTTAgggttccggttgaaattccaAACAGCCCCCACATTAACCTGCCACCTTGCGACACTGAAGTCTTTCACGGGGACTATTCTTCCTGGCCTACGTTCAGGGATCTCTTCACGGCTATTTACGTTAATAATTCCCGCCTCTCTTTAGTCGAGAAGCTGTACCATTTGAACAATAAGACGAGAGGCGAGGCTCGGGAAATAGTTCGGAAAGCTCCATTGACGAACGATGGTTTCGAAGTGGCCTGGAAAGCCTTGAAGGATCGTTTTGAAAACAAACGATTGCTTATTAATTCTCAATTAAAGATCCTTTTCAATCTAGATACAATCTCTTCCGAAACTAGTGGAGCTATAAAAACCATTCAAAGTACAATCAATAATGTGATTTCTTCCTTGAAGTTATATCAGGTCGAGGTAGCATATTGGGATCCGATTTTCGTGTACTTATGCTGTACGAAGCTACCGGAAACTACTCTGTCTCTATGGGAGCAATCAGTTAAAACAAAAACTGAATGCCCCTCTTGGTCTGAACTCGATACTTTTCTTACAACACGTTTTCAGACACTGGAGACTGTTTGCGATTTTTCCAATTCTGTTTGTCCTAAAACGACCGTTACTAGCAGTAAAATTCCTCAAAAGGGTCAGAGTCCAAAAAAGATAAATTCATTCCAAAACGGCGTTCATATTCCATCCTGTAAATTGTGTCCGAAAGAGAATCATACCATaagattgtgtcctaaatttatagCTATGTGTCTTAATGACAGACTTGCCTGTATAAAAAGACTCAAGCTTTGTATGAATTGCTTTTCCAAAAGCCATATCGTTAAGGACTGCAAAAGTCGATACAGTTGCATGCATTGCAACCAAAGACATCATACTTATCTCCACCAGCAAAGTCCCAACTTTGgccaaaataatattaattcaGTTTCTGATCAATCTGCTTCTGGTCCATCTACATCCCATTCTGATACATCCACAGATCAATCCAATTCCGATTCTGCAATAAATCAAATTCAGTCCTGTGCAGCTACGGGttcgaaaaatgttcttttgggaACAGCTGTCGTCGATATTATCCATAATGGGGACATATTTAAAGCCAGAGCTTTATTCGATTCGGGATCGGAAGCAACATTCGTGtctcaaaactttttcaatttactGAAACTTGAAAGTGATGCTATGACTACCGAGATTTCGGGATTGAATGGGTCCATTTCTGCTTGGTCTAGTCGGTCTTGTAGCTTAAAGATTTCATCTCATATCCAACCAAATATTCTAATCGACGCTACTGCCATAGTGATTCCGAAACTTACATCCTCTTTGCCAACATTCCCAGCAAATCCAAATATGTTCAGGGATATGCCAAACATCCAATTGGCTGatccagaattttataaatcgtcatacattgatattttatttggttCCGATGTTATACCAGCATTCATGCTGACAGGCGTTCTTACTGGGGTGTGTGGAACTCTTATGGCACAAGAGACAGTATTTGGATGGGTACTTTCAGGGCCTATACCCATCACTACAGTTCAATCGTTCCGTGCTACTGTTTCTTACCATAATAATTCCAGTTTGGAccaacaaatttcaaaattatggGAGGTGGAAGACTTTCCTAAGAAAAAGCAATTaacaatttctgaaaaaatatgcGAAGATAACTTCGAAAAGACCACAAAACGTAACTCTTCCGGAAGATACGTGGTAACTCTGCCATTTAAGGAGGAATTTCAAAAGTCTTTAAAACTGGGTCAATCAAAAGGGATAGCTCTCGCCCAATTTCTCCGAAATGAGAGTCGACTTTCAAAAAATAGAGATCTGAACGATCAATATTCCAAAGTCCTCAATGAGTATATTGAACTAAGTCATATGAAAAAGGTAAAATCCATCCCAAATTTTGATTATGAAAATTGTTATTACATGCCTCATCACGCTGTTATCCGTCCAGAGAGCAGCACAACAAAAGTTCGTGTAGTGTTCAATGCCTCGTGTCCTTCTTCGAATGGACTGAGCTTAAATGACACTCTCCATTGTGGTCCATCACTCCAAAATGATTTGGTCAATTTGCTGCTTCAATGGCGATTCTATAAAGTCGTTTTCAATAGcgatatagaaaaaatgtatcgTCAGATACTTATCGATCCTCAACAGAcccaatttcaaaaaattttatatcgcagTTCTCCTGAATCCGACATTTCCGAATATGAGTTACAAACAGTAACTTTTGGTGTTAATTGTGCACCATATCTGGCTTTGCGCACAATTCAACAATTGGCAGTAGACGTTAAGGATATCTATCCTTTAGCTAGTGATGTTTTGCAGTCGTGCATGTATGTAGATGATGTCTTGGCGGGTAGCCATGATGTCACTTCCTCCATTCGTATAAAAGATGAATTAATTTCTGCATTAAGTTCTGCAGGATTCTCACTACGAAAATGGACGTCCAATTCAAAAGAATTTCTCCGCTCTATTCCCAAAGAGCATTTATTAAACGAtgaatttcttgaatttgatgACTGCAGTATGGCAAAAACCTTAGGCGTACGGTGGAATGCCAGATTAGACCATTTTTACTTTTCCGCGAAGTCTCTAAATGTTCCTTCCAATCCAACTAAACGACAAATTCTCTCCGAAATTTCAAAGCTTTTTGATCCGGCAGGATGGCTGTGTCCTTACATACTTCTTGCTAAATTACTAATGAGAGATATTTGGGTTTCGAAAATTGATTGGGACGATAGTTTGAAttctcaaattttagaatcctgGAATCGATTCGTAGAAGCGTATTCCAATATAGAGGAAATGCAAATTCCTCGGTGGATAGGATATTCACCAGGATGTGAAGTCCAAATACATGGATTTTGCGATGCATCCGAGAAGGCATATGCTGCGGCTATTTACATCCGAATTGAAAGTCCTTTAGGAGTAATAACTACTCATTTACTTGCCGCAAAATCCAAGGTATCTCCGTTAAAGACCATTTCCATTCCACGCCTTGAATTGTGTGGGGCTTTACTTCTGTCAGAGACAATTGATTCCTTGCAGACTTCGTTTCCTATTGAATCCTATGAGTTATACTGTTGGACCGATTCAATGATTGTCCTGGCTTGGTTACAGAAGCCAGCCTATCAATGGAAAACTTTTGTGGCAAACAGAGTTTCCAAGATTACCGAAATCGTAAATAATAACCATTGGTCTCACGTCGAATCCAAGGACAATCCGGCGGATATTGGTTCTCGAGGCGCTTATCCTCACGAGTTTATGAATAATGAACTATGGCGAAATGGTCCTTCATGGTTAAAATTGCCGTCCAGTTCTTGGCCCAAACCCACAGTTTGTCCAGTTAACGAAGATCTTCTTGAACGGAAA